The proteins below come from a single Rosa rugosa chromosome 2, drRosRugo1.1, whole genome shotgun sequence genomic window:
- the LOC133730002 gene encoding cytochrome b561 and DOMON domain-containing protein At4g17280-like, whose protein sequence is MAALFKLLTALCVLASLSSFSDAQTCKNYTFTSNQAFTSCSNLPYLNAFLHWTFDQSTGKLQMAYRHTSASATNWVAWAINPDLTKTQKAMTGAQALVAIPQTSGAPSVRMSSITGYGTTLANGTLSYDVSGLSAESQNGEVIIYATWTLPTTTTTILQVWQEGPVVSGNPTQHGSDTANLNAQGTLDLLSGQTAASGGASSTLRKKNIHAVLNVVSWGILMPVGAMVARYLKTFKAADPAWFYLHAGCQTSAYIVGVAGWATGIKLGSDSAGIQYDTHRNIGITLFCLGTLQVFALLLRPNKDHKFRFYWNIYHHLTGYLVIILSVVNIFEGFDILKPNKNWKNSYIGLIIALAVQAALLEAYTWYVVLKRKKAEKAPHGSNGVNGYGA, encoded by the exons ATGGCAGCCTTGTTCAAGCTTCTCACAGCTTTGTGTGTTTTGGCCTCTCTATCTTCCTTCTCAGATGCGCAAACATGTAAGAACTACACGTTCACCAGCAACCAAGCCTTCACTTCCTGCAGCAACCTTCCTTACCTCAACGCCTTCCTCCACTGGACCTTTGACCAGTCCACCGGGAAGCTCCAGATGGCTTACAGGCATACGTCGGCGTCAGCCACCAACTGGGTCGCCTGGGCCATCAACCCGGACCTGACCAAGACCCAGAAGGCCATGACCGGCGCGCAAGCTCTTGTTGCTATTCCTCAAACCAGTGGGGCCCCTTCAGTCCGCATGTCTTCGATCACCGGATACGGCACGACTTTGGCGAACGGAACTTTGAGTTACGATGTGAGCGGTTTATCGGCTGAGTCTCAGAACGGTGAGGTGATCATCTACGCCACTTGGACCCTGCCGACGACTACGACGACGATTCTTCAGGTTTGGCAGGAGGGTCCGGTTGTGAGTGGGAACCCCACACAACACGGAAGCGATACGGCCAATCTTAATGCCCAGGGGACTTTGGACTTGCTTTCCGGCCAGACCGCCGCTTCCGGTGGAGCCAGCTCCACACTCAGGAAGAAAAAC ATTCACGCAGTGCTAAATGTAGTGAGTTGGGGCATCTTGATGCCTGTAGGAGCCATGGTAGCAAGGTACTTGAAGACATTCAAGGCTGCAGACCCGGCATGGTTTTACCTCCACGCCGGTTGCCAGACCTCTGCTTAtattgttggtgttgctggatGGGCCACAGGTATTAAGCTCGGTAGCGATTCTGCAGGTATCCAATATGACACTCACAGAAACATTGGGATTACCCTCTTCTGCCTTGGAACACTTCAG GTGTTTGCTTTGCTTCTGAGACCAAACAAGGATCACAAGTTCAGATTCTACTGGAATATCTACCATCATTTGACCGGGTATCTTGTCATAATTCTCAGTGTTGTTAACATATTCGAAGGGTTCGACATCTTGAAACCAAACAAAAACTGGAAGAATTCATACATTGGCCTCATCATTGCTTTGGCTGTCCAAGCTGCTTTGTTGGAAGCTTACACATGGTATGTTGTActgaagaggaagaaggctGAAAAGGCGCCCCACGGCTCGAATGGTGTCAACGGCTATGGTGCTTAG